The Miscanthus floridulus cultivar M001 chromosome 7, ASM1932011v1, whole genome shotgun sequence genome includes a region encoding these proteins:
- the LOC136463782 gene encoding uncharacterized protein translates to MPRNGSPLRGRRWCPAVVRRNFHFWAVRTYGLDAVSEILGARVYLPSPARIPSHSLGTDKPRAASLCSSFPREGKGSNRYYLRLLPAPREGKFFDVHRPFRKILDFAMAEDATERRIPKGAARKHIAGRLPGSDLLIIVTLFSLLLVSKENGNSRLETDGLFGNSFDGEGTTYL, encoded by the exons ATGCCGCGGAACGGATCGCCGCTACGTGGCCGGCGTTGGTGCCCGGCGGTCGTCCGCAGAAATTTCCATTTCTGGGCGGTTCGTACTTACGGCCTGGATGCTGTATCTGAGATTTTGGGCGCGCGCGTGTACCTCCCCTCCCCAGCACGGATTCCCTCCCATTCGCTTGGTACGGACAAGCCGCGGGCTGCTAGCCTGTGCTCATCGTTtccaagggaagggaagggatccAACCGTTACTACCTGCGCCTGCTGCCAGCTCCTCGGGAAGGTAAATTCTTCGATGTTCATCGTCCGTTTCGGAAG ATTCTGGATTTCGCCATGGCAGAAGACGCTACTGAGAGAAGAATTCCAAAGGGGGCTGCAAGGAAGCACATCGCCGGTCGACTCCCCGGCTCAGATCTGCTTATCATCGTCACATTATTCTCCCTTCTCCTTGTCAG CAAAGAGAATGGGAATAGTCGATTGGAGACGGATGGCCTCTTCGgtaactcctttgatggtgaaggtACCACatatctctag